From the Entomomonas sp. E2T0 genome, one window contains:
- a CDS encoding DUF4123 domain-containing protein, with protein sequence MQNTPQDLTENYRQAIQKLPWHTHQITLLLDGINVPNILRLIHANNAIKQFSVLYIQTRFQELKEVSPCLIKLDSSTSYPIEKFLENINNEWGYFLASQSTWEEQVQYLKSLLVVEDALTEQQMLLKIADPQVMAALLSTSIEEQDTTLFGPFTNMLAANVIDKQINYLQRPNQQLIPLSIPYKLTEKQAKALDQVDIKRANQQIYAHMQTYFPEFLTGYGSDYKKEIDLIISQAEQFGYTSVKEQLYYLNIHGYLGVNALQENAQLASLVKAKNIESLKDAAQLAKQLSEDKGIAV encoded by the coding sequence ATGCAAAATACTCCTCAAGACTTAACTGAAAACTATCGCCAGGCAATCCAAAAACTACCTTGGCATACTCACCAAATAACTTTGTTATTAGATGGTATTAATGTTCCTAATATTTTACGTTTAATACATGCGAATAACGCCATTAAACAGTTTTCTGTTTTATATATACAAACCCGTTTTCAAGAGCTAAAAGAAGTTTCACCTTGTTTAATAAAACTTGATAGTTCAACGAGCTATCCGATAGAAAAGTTTTTAGAAAATATAAACAATGAATGGGGGTATTTTTTAGCTAGCCAATCAACTTGGGAAGAGCAAGTTCAATACTTAAAAAGTTTACTTGTTGTAGAGGATGCTTTAACCGAACAGCAAATGCTACTAAAAATTGCTGATCCACAAGTTATGGCAGCACTATTAAGCACTTCAATAGAGGAACAAGATACAACCTTGTTTGGTCCTTTTACAAATATGCTTGCCGCTAATGTAATAGATAAACAGATAAATTACTTACAAAGACCAAACCAACAATTAATCCCTTTAAGTATTCCATATAAGTTAACAGAAAAGCAGGCCAAAGCACTTGACCAAGTAGATATTAAACGGGCTAACCAACAAATCTATGCCCATATGCAAACTTATTTTCCAGAGTTTCTTACTGGTTATGGAAGTGATTATAAAAAAGAAATTGACCTCATAATAAGTCAAGCAGAACAATTCGGTTATACAAGTGTTAAAGAGCAACTTTACTATTTAAATATTCATGGCTATCTGGGAGTAAATGCACTTCAAGAGAATGCACAATTAGCTAGTTTAGTTAAAGCAAAAAATATAGAGTCATTAAAAGACGCCGCACAGTTAGCGAAGCAGCTATCTGAAGATAAAGGAATAGCAGTATGA